A segment of the bacterium genome:
TTGGTCACAAAGGTGAACGACTTGTCGGAGTACACGGTGATAATGACCGGTGTCAATATGCCGTTACCACCCTGAGTTTTGGCGTTAAACGCCTTGCAGAACTCCATGATGTTGACACCGCGCTGACCGAGCGCAGGACCAACCGGCGGGGCCGGATTGGCCGAGCCCGCAGGAATCTGCAGTTTGACGAATGCTGTGATCTTCTTTGCCACGTGTAATCTATCCCTTAAAAATACTCTTCATCACGCCTTGGCCTTGACCAGCTCCACCTGGAGGTAATCAAGCTCGACCGGCGTCGGCCGGCCGAAAATGGAAACCATCACTTTGACTTTGCGACGTTCCATATTGACTTCGCTGACCGTTCCGGAGAAATCCTGGAACGGACCATCCTTCACCTTCACCGGATCACCGGCCTGGAACGGAACTTCCTGCACCTCTTCGGTGCGGCTACGGTCGATCTGCCCGACTATCCGCTGTACCTCTTCGAGGCGAAGCGGCTGCGGCTTACCGGCCGCGCCGACGAAATTAGTGATCCCGGGGGTATTCACCACCAGGTTCTGGGTCTCTTTGTCGAGATCCATTTCGATCAGGATATAGCTGGGAAGGAACTTCTTGGTAGAGGTTGCGCGCTTTCCCTGCTTCATTTCCGTCACTTGCTCAGTCGGAATGAGGATCTGACCAAAGCGTTCGGTCAGTCCGGCATTTTCAATGGCGGACTCGAGATAACGCTTGGCCTTGGCTTCATGCCCTGAATATGTATGCGCAACGTACCAACGTAACGTCACTTAACCTCCCAGTGTCCCGCCAAAAATGGTTCGGACCATAAACGTGAGGACTCGATCCACCACGCCGATGAAAATCGCAACCACCAACGACACGATGATCACCACAATAGTCGACCCCTTCAATTCATCCATGGTCGGCCAGGTCATCTTCCGAAGTTCGGCAGCCGTTTCTTTGAGATATCGTTTGATCTTCTCCAACATACTCCTCAATAAAGTCTGGCAGGCCAGGAGGGACTCGAACCCCCAACCGCCGGTTTTGGAGACCGGAACTCTGCCAATTGAGCTACTGGCCTAACACGAACCCTGGTTACCTGGTCTCCTTGTGGGCGGTATGCTTATTACAATGCGGGCAGAACTTACGGAACTCCACGCGTTCCGGATGCAACCGCTTGTTTTTCATCGTGTCGTAATTGCGGCGTTTACAGTCACCGCAGGCCAATGTTACGCGATCTCGTGGCACAATTTCACCAATCTATAAAAGGTCTCTACGTTCTATTCGAGGATCTCGTGAATGACGCCGGCGCCGATCGTACGGCCACCCTCACGGATCGCGAAACGAAGCTCTTTCTCCATCGCGATCGGCATGATCAACTCGATCTCCATCGTCGTGTTATCCCCAGGCATCACCATCTCGACGCCTTCGGGCATCTTCACCACTCCCGTCACGTCCGTCGTACGGAAGTAAAACTGCGGACGATACCCGTTGAAGAACGGCGTGTGACGACCACCCTCCTCTTTCTTCAACACGTACACCTCAGCCTTAAAGCGCTTGTGCGGTGTGATCGAACCCGGCCACGCCAGCACCATCCCACGCTCCAGATCTTCCTTGTCAATACCGCGAAGCAGCAATCCTACGTTGTCACCCGCCTGAGCCTCATCCAGAAGCTTGCGGAACATCTCAACGCCGGTCACCACCGTCTTGCGCGTCTCCCGGATCCCCACCACTTCGACTTCCTGCCCCTGCTTGATGATCCCGCGCTCCACACGACCGGTCCCGACCGTCCCACGACCCGTAATGGAGAACACGTCTTCCACCGGCATCAAAAACGGCTTCTCGACCTCGCGCTTCGGCTGAGGAATGTACTCATCGCACGCCTGCACCAGCTTCTTGATCGGCTCAAACGCCGGATCAGTCGCCGCCGCGCCACCCGCACCGGCAGTCATCGCCTGCAACGCCGAACCACGGATCACCGGAATATCGTCTCCCGGGAAACCGTACGTCGTCAACAGGTCGCGGACTTCCAATTCAACCAGATCCAGCAACTCCGGATCATCAACCATATCTACTTTATTGAGGAACACGATGATGAACGGCACACCCACCTGGCGAGCCAACAAAATGTGCTCGCGCGTCTGAGGCATCGGACCATCCGCTGCGCTCACCACCAGGATCGCGCCGTCCATCTGCGCCGCACCCGTGATCATGTTCTTCACATAATCCGCGTGACCCGGACAGTCAACGTGCGCATAGTGACGATTCGCCGACTCGTACTCTACGTGAGCCGTCGCAATCGTGATCCCGCGTTCCCGCTCTTCCGGCGCATTGTCAATGGAATCAAATGTCCGGATCGCTGAACCCGTCAGTTTGCTCATCACCATCGTGATCGCCGCAGTCAACGTCGTCTTACCATGATCAACGTGACCGATCGTCCCCACGTTCACATGGGGCTTCTTGCGAACAAATTTCTCCTTCGCCATCAGGAACGCTCCTCTGCTGCGTCTACAAGAGCCCAGAACCAGGATCGAACTGGTGACCTCATCCTTACCAAGGATGTGCTCTACCAACTGAGCTATCTGGGCTTATCGTTACCAACGGTACAACTACAAGCCAAAAAAAGCCAAAAGCGGGCGTACCCCGCCCTTGGTGGAACCCAGAAAATATCCGTCCCCCCCGTAAGTGTCAAGGGGTATTTTTGTTGATTCACTGGATAGAAGTAACTGCCCGACTTGGCATTAATGTCCGGAGGGGTAAAATCGTTCCGCCAGGGCCAAAAACACCCGACAGAACAAAGAACTGTCGTTACTTATTTGATAACAACAGCTTAAGTGAATCAAGGGAGGGGACATTCCAGTTTGCACGGTCAGCGTCCGTCGTACTCGAGTCGTACGGATACAGCACTCGATTCCCCTTCGAATCAAGGAAGTTCTGGGTACCGTACTTCTGAGGTAAGCCGTTCTTTATCAAATACTTATCGAGGTACTCGGCGGACAGATGTCGCGCCTCGTTATTCCCTTTTCGAGCCGATTCCAAGGCACAATAGTACGCCAGCATGATCTCCTCCGGTCCGGACGAAGAATCCGAGGATTGGAGCAGAACCGCCGCTCGATAAAGATCGGCTGGCTCAACAATCAAGGCCTGGGCTAATAATTGATAGACCGTCTGGCGATGTCTCAGATCAGCCTCCCGCAACAAATCGACCGGGTAGTCCTTCCAAGATCGCATCTGCTGGTGCTCTTCGAGCATGGACAACAGCTCCGCCGAGACTGGGGATTCTTTTTTGTTCTGGGTCTCTGCCTTGCGCTCGATACAGCCATTCAGCAGAAGAACAGACAACGTTCCAATGAACAGGAATGCGAGACGGAATGATCTGCGTGTCACGGGTGGTCACCGAAAATTAAGAGCGGGAGACGAGGTTCGAACTCGCGACCAACAGCTTGGAAGGCTGTGACTCTACCAACTGAGTTACTCCCGCTGGTTGCCCTGAAAGTACAGGCGAGGCCGGTACCGTGCAAGTGCTTTTTCACTAGTGAAACAGAAGCCATTGACTGGAAGTTCATCCCTTTTCCGAATGGTAATCCGGCGGGACACCCCAGTGAAGTTTGTTCTTCAGCAGTTTGTAGTAAGAGCTTTCCGGAAACGAAACAAACCGCAATTTGAAATCGGCCTTTTTGATGGTGACCGGCTCTCCCTCCCTGACTCCAACCACGATCTGTCCATCCAGCGTCAGGTTGGCAACTCTCCCCCGGCTCAAAACGCGAAGTTCCAGGATATCGTCTCCGGAAAAGATCATCGGGCGGGTGGTCAGCGAAAACGCGGCGATCGGCGCGGCGATCATCGCTTCCATTTTCGGATGCATGATGGGGCCGCCAACTGCCAATGAATATGCGGTCGAACCGGTTGCTGTGGAGATCACCAGTCCATCGGCTTTGTAGGTGACGACATCTTCCCCGTTCACGCGAAGATTGATATCAAGCACGCGACTGCTCGGTCCGTTATCCAATACGATATCATTGAGAGCGGTCGACAGCTCAGTCACTTCTTTGCCATACACCAGTGCTTTCAGCAACATACGCTCGGCAATGGTATACTCCCCGGCCACAACGGCCTCCAGACTGGGGACGATCTGTTCCGGAGTGCGGGTAGTGAGGAATCCAAGCGATCCAAGGTTGACCCCGAGGATCGGCGTACCGGAGGCTCCAACCGATCGTCCAGTGCCAAGGAGAGTCCCATCCCCGCCCATCGAAACGATCATATCTACCTGGTTAGCCAGTTCGTTCTGTGGAACGAACCGCCAGTCGCCGGGGACCGCTTGTTGCAGGTCCGAACAGAGAACAAGTTCATGCTTCTGCTGCTGTGCCCAGGTGAGGACGGTGTCGATCGCCTTGCGGGCGCCGATCCGGGAGAGGTTCGCTATTAGTCCAAAGCGCATAAGACAACATACGAGGTCGATTCGACCAAAATCAAGTCAACAAATATGGAATGCATCTGCGCCTGAAAAGGTCTGTCCGGCTTAGCCGACATTCTTCAGCGAGTCTTTGCGGCGAGAAAAATTGTTGAGGATCAGTCGCTGGAAGAGCGACGCGTTGGTTTTCGCCTGCTGTTGCAGGAATTGTTCGAGCGAGTTGACGATGCCGTCCGTATCCAGGCCGACATCTTTGAGCAACTGGGCGCGGCTTCCGTGTGTGACGAATCCATCCGGGATCGCCAGAGCTTTGAATTTCCCTTCCCACCCGGATGACAACAGATGTTCCGCGATCGCCTGGCCAAATCCACCCCGCAACTGTCCCTCTTCGATAGTGACAATCACGCGGGCGTCAGTCTTGACCTGATCGAGCATCGACTGATCAAACGGTTTGACAAACCGGGCGTTGATCACGGCGATATCGATGCCACGTTCGGCGAACTTTTCGGCAGCCTTAACAGCCGGCTGCACCATCGAACCAACCGCCAATATCGCTACCTGGGACTGACCATTCAGCATCTCCCATTTCCCCCAATCGATCGGCTGAATAGCCTCTTCGATCGGTGTCGGGACGATATCACGAGGATAGCGGATCGCCACAATTCCGTCCTGCGGATGATCAGCGGTGTGGTGCATCATCGCGCGAAGCTCATTCCCGTCTTTGGGGGCACACAGTGTCAGGTTAGGCACAGTCGACAAATAGGGGATATCAAAGACGCCATGGTGTGTTGGGCCATCTTCGCCGACCAGACCGGCACGATCCATGCAAATGACGACCGGCAGTTTCTGTATGGCAAGGTCATGAATGACCTGATCATAGGCGCGCTGGAGGAAAGTCGAATAGATCGTCAGGTACGGCTTGACACCGTCGGCGGCCAACCCACCGGCAAATGTCGTGGCATGCCCTTCCGCTATACCGACATCAAAGAACCGTTCCGGATACTTCTCCGAATATTCCACCAGGCCGGTGCCGGAACACATGGCCGCGGTAATCGCGACTACTTGCTTGTCTTTTTCCGCAAGTTCGCACATTACCTTGCCAAAAACCTGTGTGTAGGCTGGAAGGTCGGCGGAGGATGCCGCCGCTTTACCGGTTACTTTGTCGAACTTGCCGATCCCATGATACTTAAACGCGTCATCTTCGGCCGGAAGGTACCCCTTCCCCTTTTTGGTGGCGATGTGAAGCATCACCGGACCATGGATATTGCGGAGATCCTCGAGCGTTTTGATTAGCAACGGGAGATCGTGGCCATCGATCGGGCCGAAATATTTGAAGCCGAGTTTTTCGAACAGCATTCCGGGGACGAGCAGACCCTTGATGGAGTTCTCGATCCCTTTGATGGTGTCACGGATCTTATCGCGGCGTTTGAATTTGCCGGTCAGTTCCCAAACCTCGGTGCGAAGGCGCTGGAATTTCTCATCGGCCATGATTCCGGTGAGATATTTGGAGATGGAGCCGACATTCTTGGAGATCGACCAGGTATTGTCGTTAAGAATGACGAGCAGATTTTTCTTCATCGAGCCGGCGTTGTTCATTCCTTCGAATGCCAGTCCGCCGGTCATGGCGCCATCGCCGATCACCGCGACAACTTTATGCTCTTTTCCCTGCAGGTCGCGAGCGAGGGCAAAACCGAGCGCCGCGGAAATTGAGGTCGAGGCATGCCCGGCGCCGAAATGATCGTACTCTGACTCGGTCCTTTTGGCGTAACCCGCCAAACCTTCATATTGGCGAATCGTTTTCAGTCGTTCGCCACGTCCGGTGAGTAATTTGTGCGCATAGGTCTGGTGACTGACATCCCAGACGAGTCGGTCCTGCTTGAAATCAAAGAGATAGTGAAGCGCAACCGTCAGCTCGATCGCCCCCAGATTGGAGGCGAGATGTCCGCCGGTCTCGGAAACGGCCGCAACGATCTCCTGACGTACCTCTGCTGCCAACTCAACCAGTTCTTCCTGGGTCAGCTTCTTCAGGTCTTCCGGAGAATGTATGTTCGGCAGATATTTCATAGTTGCGCCAACACAATCCTACTGCTCACGATGTCCAATGAATCTGGCAAGAAATGTCAACATATTGTCGTCATCGAACAGACTCAGGCTTTCGTCTATCAGACGGCCCGCGTCCCGTTTTGCCTGTTCCAACCCGACAGCCCCCGGGTAGGTCGCTTTCTGGTTCTTACAATCGGACCCGACTTGTTTGCCAAGTTTTTTCTGGTCACCCTCAATATCCAGAATATCATCGATGATCTGGAATGCCAGACCGACCTTTTCTCCATAGCTGGTCAGCCGCTTGAGCATCGCCGGTTCGGCATTGGCCAAAATGGCGCCGATCCTGACCGCCCCTCTGATAAGAGCGCCCGTCTTACGGGTATGAATATATACAACATCAGATTGGCTGACCGGTTTCCCTTCGGCCTCAACATCGGCCACCTGACCGCCGATCATTCCGCTTGTTCCGACTGCCTCGGCTAATTCCAGCACCACCTGCGGGTTGCCGGTCTCGGCCATCAATTGGAAAGCGACGACATGCAGGGCATCCCCCGCCAAAACCGCGATCGCCTCGCCAAACTGCTTGTGGCAGGTTGGAATGCCGCGGCGGAGGTCATCATCGTCCATGCACGGAAGGTCGTCATGGATCAGCGAATAGGTATGGACTATTTCCAGCCCGGCCATGGCGCGATAGACGTTTTCCAGATCAGTTACCCGCCCGCCGGTACAATATTCATACGCAGCGAGGCAAAGGATAGGACGGATCCGCTTGCCGCCCGCCATCAACGAATAACGCATTGCCGCATGGATCGACTGCGGGTGCTGGTCGGCAGGCGGCGTGAATCGGTCCAACAGACGGTCGACCAGAATCCGATTCTGCTCGAGATACTGCAGACCATTGAGGGAAGTGGTTTGAGCCACTATTTTTCTCCCTCGAAATCGGCTTCAACCATCTGGCCGTTCTGTTCGGTGATGATCTTGATCTTTTTCTCGGCTTCAGCCAGTTTCTGATCGCAGAATTTTACGATCTCCAGCCCTTCGGTGTAAAGATCGATCGCTTCTTCGAGTTTTGCCTCACCCGATTCGAGCGTGGCGGTCAGCTCCTGCAAGCGATTCATGGCGGATTCAAAATCCGCGTATTTTTTCTTGGTCGCCATATCGTTTCCCGTTATTCCGTAGTCGACTCAACCACGGAGATTATCTTCCCTTTGGCTAACACAGTTTCAAGTCGATCGCCGGGCGTTATTTCGTTGTGGGCTACCAGCACCGGACCAGCAGGCAGCTTGCGTGCCACCGAATATCCACGAGCCAGGACTTTCAACGGAGACAGCGCCTCAAGCTGGGAGATGAACAAAGATAGCCGGTTTTTGTGGGCGTCAAAATGGTATTTTCCGGCGTTATCCAGCGCCTTGCGCGTGTAATCAAGTGTCTGCTGGAGTTGCTGTATCCGATCGAGCGGACGTCGAAACGGCGGACGGTCCGTCAGATTCGTCAGGGTCGCACGAGCTTGCTCGACAAGATATTGCAGTTCGCCGGCCAAAGCGGTGATCGTCCCGCGCACTTGCTCCTGAAAATCCTTCTTTGACCAGACGGCGATCTCCGCCGCTGCCGAAGGAGTAGGCGCGCGATGGTCCGCTACCAGATCGGACAGAGTAACATCTATTTCATGGCCGACTGCGGAGATAACCGGGATACGTGAGCGAGCGATAGCGCGCACGGTTATTTCGGTATTGAAAGCCCATAGGTCTTCGAGGGATCCGCCGCCACGCCCAACTATCAACAGATCGATATCATCGCGACTGTTGAAATAGTCAATTCCCGCCGCAATCGTTTTCTCGGCGCCATCCCCCTGTACCGCGGCAGGGTATATGATCAGCTCGACTGAGCTGTTTCGTCGACGACTAATCTGGATGATATCGCGGATCGCCGCCCCGGTCGGCGAAGTAACAATGCCGATCCTGGTTGCATACTCGGGAATTGGTTTCTTGAGCGATGGATCAAACAGCCCTTCCTTTTGCAGTCGCTCATGCAACTGTCGAAAGGCCAGTTCAAGTGCGCCAACACCAACCGGGACGATCTGGCGGCAGTTGAGTTGATAATTCCCCTGCTTTTCGTAGACGGAGATCTCGCCGTAGATCCGGACATGCTGGCCATTCTGAATATCAAACTTCACGGCCGAGGCCGCTCCGCGCCAGAGCGTGACCCGGATCGAAGCATTTTCATCCTTGAGAATAAAGTAACGATGCCCGGAGGTGTGGTGTTTGTAATCCGATATCTCCCCTTCCACCCAGAGATCAACAAAGCTCTCTTCCAGGGCGGTTTTGATCATCCGCGTAATGGCGGTGACCGTATAGGCGCGAGGTTCCTTTTTGTCTGGCAGTGGAGTCATGGTTCGAGTATAGAATGAGGAGGTTCGGCTGGCAATTACTTTTGCGCCAAAAGCGATTAGCTCGCTTCGGCGGTCAATTTCTGTAATATCGCCTGTGCCAGTTTCGGCGTGATCCCCTTGATCTGAGTCAGGTCTTCGACAGAGAGCTTTCTGATCCGTTCGACCGAGCCGAATTCGGTCAACAGGAGTTGCCGTTTGGCCGGACCAACTCCGGGGATATCATCCAGGGCGGACTTGATAGTCCGTTGTGTTCGGACCTTGCGATTGTAGGTAATGGCAAAACGATGAGCTTCGTCGCGAATCCGCTTCAACAGATTGAGAGCCGGAGAGGATTTCGGGATCGTGATCGGCTCGGAGAGGTCAGGCAAATAGACCTCCTCCAGTCGCTTAGCGAGCGAGATGATCATCTGTTTGTCAAACCCTAACGACATTAGTTCTTCTTGCGCATTGGAGAGCTGTCCCTTGCCGCCATCCACAATCACCAGATCGGGTGGCTGCAAGTTCTCTTCGCGAATCCGGTGGAAATAGCGCCCGACCACCTCGCGCATCATCTTAAAATCATCCTGCCCTTTCACTCCCTTGATCTTGAAGTGGCGGTACTCCGACTTTTTCGGTTTACCATTGTCGAAATAGACCCCCGAACCAACGGCATCGGTCTCCCCCGTATTGGAGATATCAAAGCAGATCATGGTCCGCGGCGAACTGGACAACTTCAATTCGTCTTTCAGGGCCAGGACCATTTTACTCATTCGTTCGGAAAGCATCTTGCGCTGGATCAACTTTTCATCGAGCAACATCCGGGCGTTCTTGGCCGCCAAAGTCAACATCGGCATCTTGTCGCCGATCTTGGGGACAAGCAATTTGATACGCGATTCGCGGCTCTCTTTCAGCCAGCTTTGCAGCAGCTTCATGTCCGGAACCTCGGTCGGGATAACGATCTCTTCGGGAAGGTTTGGCTGGTGGTTGTAATACTGAGTGAGAAAGGTCTGCAACACCTCGTCGTCGCCATCGGCAACCTCGGATTCGACATAGAAATCCTGTCGGCCAATCAACACACCCTCGCGAATCTGCATCACCACCGCCACGGTCAGTCCCCCCTCACGGGCCAGGTTGACCACATCGCGGTCGACCAGTTCGCCGACATCAACCGACTGCCTGGTCATCATCGTTTTGATCTGCTCGATCTGGTCGCGGATCGCCATCGCTTCTTCAAAGCGGGTCTCGTCGGAGGCTGTGGCCATCCGCTCACTCAACTGACGGATCAGTTCTTTCGATTTGCCGGAGAGCATCATTATCAGCGAATCGACATTGCGGCGATAGACCTCGGGCGACACCAGCCCCTCGCATGGCCCTTCGCATCGCTTGATATGATAGTCGAGACAGACCTTGTACTTTTTATTGGTCGGATTGGGAATCACCAAATGACAACTCCGGATCTTAAACAGCCGAGCCAGAAACTGCAGAGTCTTGTAAATACTCTTGATGTTGGTGTAGGGTCCGAAATAGCGCGAGTTATCCTTTTGCAGCTTGCGGACCACAAAGATCCGCGGATAGAGTTCCTGAGTGGAAACTTTGATATACGGGAAGTGCTTGTCGTCTTTCAGAAAGATGTTATAGCGGGGCTTATACTCGTGCACCAGGTTGGCTTCGAGGATGAGCGACTCGATCTCATTGTGCGTGACCATCAATTCGAAATCGGCTACGTGCGCCACCAGGGCGGCAGTTTTGACATCACGATGGGAATCCTGGAAATAGGAGCGGACCCGGTTCTTGAGGTTTTTCGCCTTGCCGATGTAGATCACTTTCCCCTGGGCGTTCTTGAAAAGATAGACGCCGGGGGATTCGGGGAGATTGGCAAGTTTCAGTTCCACGATATCACATTCCTGTCAGTTGGTGCGGAGAGAGTTGATGGCGAAACACGGGACTGGATTACTGCAGGATCCGTCGGGCGCCGACAAACCGCTGGGCCCAGTACGTCTCATTGAGGGCGCTGATAATGACCCCCTGGGAACTGGAGGCGTGAATGAACTCGCCAAAACCGATATAAATTCCGACATGCGTGATCCGTCCTCGTTCGGTCTCAAAAAAGACCAGGTCGCCATACATCAGATTGCGCCGCGAGACCTCCAGCCCCTGGGTGTATTGCTCGGCGGCCGACCGCGGAAGCATGATCCGCGCATACTCGCGCATCACTTCCTGCGTGAAGAGCGAACAATCTATTCCTGGTTGATAACGCGAACTGCCGGCATATGGTTTCCCAAGATACTTCTGAACGATCGCGCCGAAATTGAGGTAGTCTTCGGTGCGGCGCCATTCGGCAGTCTCACTCTTCTGTTCCGGCGTGGTAGACCCATACTGCGCAAAACGCGGGTATGGTGAACAACCAACCAGGCAGATAAGTGCGATTCCGATGAGCAAGCGGCAGAAGGTCATCTCAGACTCGGGTAATTCAGGTTAAAGCGACGCTTATAGTATAGGTGGGTCAGCCAGATCATGACAATCATAAAAACAAAGTAGGCGGGATAGAAATAAGCGGCCAGTCCGCTGAGAATAAGGATCGGAATTTTCGTCGCAATCAAGACTGCCTTCATCGAGGGGGTGACCAGATACCAAATCGCCAGGCAAAGCGCATATCCGGAAAGAACGGCCAGGACCGAATAGCCGGATCGGTAGGCAAGATAAGTCGCTGTAGCGTACAGCAAAGTAGACAGCAAAGCGGCGAAGCGTGGCGACGAGGCTACGGCAATTGTTCTTTTGCCGGTGGCTGTGTCACCGGATATATCAGGGATAGTGGTCAGACAGTAGGTGGCGGAGACGACGAGACCGAAATAGAACGGGTTGTCCCAGCCAAGCAGTCCAGCATTGTGCAGATTGAGATCGGGCATAACGGCGATCGAAATCAAGAAACCTATAGAGAAGCCATTAGCGAACAGCCCCAAAAACGGACGGTCCTTGAGTCGAAACGGCGGCGCCGAATAAAGCCAGGAGAGCAGAAACGCGACAATGAAGATAGCGGCGGTGACAAACGAGATAAGATAGCCGATCGCAAGCCCCACTCCGGATATCAAAAAAAACGCACGCATCATCTTTTGCTCGCTGATAATGCCATTGGAGACATAGCCCAGCTTCTGGTTGATGGCGTCGGATTCTTTGTCGAATACCTGGTTAAGGTACATCGCTCCGGCAGTCATACAGGTAATACCAAGCAACACCAGAAGATCCTCCAGCGAGAATCTGTCGCCGGAGAGTTGGTGATGGTAGTGCAAGGCGACCAGGAAGATCGACCAACCGGGCAAATGCAACATTGGCCGGGCCGCGAAAATATAGTCGAGTCGACTCATTTCAGGAAGAGATGCGAATAATAGTAGAGCACCGGCGCGGCAAAGAGGAGTGAATCAAATCGGTCCAGTACGCCGCCATGCCCCGGGATGATCGCTGACGAATCTTTCAGCCCAAGCGACCGTTTCCACATCGACTCCACCAGATCACCCAGTTGGCCAAACAGCGAACAGAGTACGGGGATGATCAGGAAATGGTGAATAGGCAGATGCGGAAATTTCCAGTAATATACGATCAGACTAATGACTATCGCTCCAGCAAACCCGCCGATCAGTCCTTCGACCGTTTTATTGGGCGAGACCGCTGGGGCAAGCTTGTGTTTGCCGAGCCACTTCCCTATCCCCATGGCGGAGGTATCCCCCACCCAGAGAATGCCGAACAATAGCATCAGCATATCGCCATTAACTGATGGTTTGATCATGTCGGCGATCAGGTAGTCGTTGCCGATCAAATAGACGATCGGGTATAGCATACCGATATAGGCGACTCCCCAGACCAGTCGCGTGTGACGGCGGAAAAGCTCGGAGGGGGAATCTTTCCCCATAGCCAGGATCATACCGGTCACCAGCAGAAACGGTACCACTACCGCTCCCCCGGCGATCAGGTAGATGATCCAAGAGAAACGCACCATGATGAAGTTGGTCGGCTCATCAAACGGAACCGCCTTATACGCGACAAAAAAGCAGGAGGCAACCGCGAGATACGTGAACCAGAAGAAGAATCGCTTTGGGCTGATGCCCTCGCCATGCAAAAACTCAAAGGTAGCGACAGCGGCGAACAACGCAATCATGCCGAAAAGCCAGATCCCCCCCTGAAAACAGATCCAGAGAATGACCGGAATGGCAACCGCGGCAACCGCGATGCGGCTAAGCAGATTGCGGCTCATCCTCGGTCTCCTCGGATACTTTGCCGAACCGTCGGTCACGGCTCTGATACGCCAGCACCGCTTCGAATAATTCCTTCTTGCCGAAATCCGGCCATAGGGTATCGATGATATAGAGTTCGGTATAGCTCGTCTGCCAGATAAGGAAATTGGAGATGCGCATCTCCCCCGATGTTCTGATCAGCAGGTCGGGATCAGGAATATTGGCGGTATAGAGAAACTCTGAGAAAAGCTTTTCATCGATATCATTAACATCGAGCACTCCCGCTTTGACCGAAGTAGCTATCGACTTGACGGCATCGAGAATCTCGGTTCGTCCGCCATAGTTGAGGGCGAGATTG
Coding sequences within it:
- the rplK gene encoding 50S ribosomal protein L11, whose translation is MAKKITAFVKLQIPAGSANPAPPVGPALGQRGVNIMEFCKAFNAKTQGGNGILTPVIITVYSDKSFTFVTKTPPASTLLKMAAKLQKGSAIPNKDKVGRVSHDQVKEIAQSKMADLNAASLDAAIKMVEGTARSMGIEVI
- the nusG gene encoding transcription termination/antitermination factor NusG, whose amino-acid sequence is MTLRWYVAHTYSGHEAKAKRYLESAIENAGLTERFGQILIPTEQVTEMKQGKRATSTKKFLPSYILIEMDLDKETQNLVVNTPGITNFVGAAGKPQPLRLEEVQRIVGQIDRSRTEEVQEVPFQAGDPVKVKDGPFQDFSGTVSEVNMERRKVKVMVSIFGRPTPVELDYLQVELVKAKA
- the secE gene encoding preprotein translocase subunit SecE, encoding MLEKIKRYLKETAAELRKMTWPTMDELKGSTIVVIIVSLVVAIFIGVVDRVLTFMVRTIFGGTLGG
- the rpmG gene encoding 50S ribosomal protein L33 produces the protein MPRDRVTLACGDCKRRNYDTMKNKRLHPERVEFRKFCPHCNKHTAHKETR
- the tuf gene encoding elongation factor Tu, translated to MAKEKFVRKKPHVNVGTIGHVDHGKTTLTAAITMVMSKLTGSAIRTFDSIDNAPEERERGITIATAHVEYESANRHYAHVDCPGHADYVKNMITGAAQMDGAILVVSAADGPMPQTREHILLARQVGVPFIIVFLNKVDMVDDPELLDLVELEVRDLLTTYGFPGDDIPVIRGSALQAMTAGAGGAAATDPAFEPIKKLVQACDEYIPQPKREVEKPFLMPVEDVFSITGRGTVGTGRVERGIIKQGQEVEVVGIRETRKTVVTGVEMFRKLLDEAQAGDNVGLLLRGIDKEDLERGMVLAWPGSITPHKRFKAEVYVLKKEEGGRHTPFFNGYRPQFYFRTTDVTGVVKMPEGVEMVMPGDNTTMEIELIMPIAMEKELRFAIREGGRTIGAGVIHEILE
- a CDS encoding NAD(+)/NADH kinase, which gives rise to MRFGLIANLSRIGARKAIDTVLTWAQQQKHELVLCSDLQQAVPGDWRFVPQNELANQVDMIVSMGGDGTLLGTGRSVGASGTPILGVNLGSLGFLTTRTPEQIVPSLEAVVAGEYTIAERMLLKALVYGKEVTELSTALNDIVLDNGPSSRVLDINLRVNGEDVVTYKADGLVISTATGSTAYSLAVGGPIMHPKMEAMIAAPIAAFSLTTRPMIFSGDDILELRVLSRGRVANLTLDGQIVVGVREGEPVTIKKADFKLRFVSFPESSYYKLLKNKLHWGVPPDYHSEKG
- a CDS encoding 1-deoxy-D-xylulose-5-phosphate synthase, which codes for MKYLPNIHSPEDLKKLTQEELVELAAEVRQEIVAAVSETGGHLASNLGAIELTVALHYLFDFKQDRLVWDVSHQTYAHKLLTGRGERLKTIRQYEGLAGYAKRTESEYDHFGAGHASTSISAALGFALARDLQGKEHKVVAVIGDGAMTGGLAFEGMNNAGSMKKNLLVILNDNTWSISKNVGSISKYLTGIMADEKFQRLRTEVWELTGKFKRRDKIRDTIKGIENSIKGLLVPGMLFEKLGFKYFGPIDGHDLPLLIKTLEDLRNIHGPVMLHIATKKGKGYLPAEDDAFKYHGIGKFDKVTGKAAASSADLPAYTQVFGKVMCELAEKDKQVVAITAAMCSGTGLVEYSEKYPERFFDVGIAEGHATTFAGGLAADGVKPYLTIYSTFLQRAYDQVIHDLAIQKLPVVICMDRAGLVGEDGPTHHGVFDIPYLSTVPNLTLCAPKDGNELRAMMHHTADHPQDGIVAIRYPRDIVPTPIEEAIQPIDWGKWEMLNGQSQVAILAVGSMVQPAVKAAEKFAERGIDIAVINARFVKPFDQSMLDQVKTDARVIVTIEEGQLRGGFGQAIAEHLLSSGWEGKFKALAIPDGFVTHGSRAQLLKDVGLDTDGIVNSLEQFLQQQAKTNASLFQRLILNNFSRRKDSLKNVG
- a CDS encoding polyprenyl synthetase family protein, which gives rise to MAQTTSLNGLQYLEQNRILVDRLLDRFTPPADQHPQSIHAAMRYSLMAGGKRIRPILCLAAYEYCTGGRVTDLENVYRAMAGLEIVHTYSLIHDDLPCMDDDDLRRGIPTCHKQFGEAIAVLAGDALHVVAFQLMAETGNPQVVLELAEAVGTSGMIGGQVADVEAEGKPVSQSDVVYIHTRKTGALIRGAVRIGAILANAEPAMLKRLTSYGEKVGLAFQIIDDILDIEGDQKKLGKQVGSDCKNQKATYPGAVGLEQAKRDAGRLIDESLSLFDDDNMLTFLARFIGHREQ
- the xseB gene encoding exodeoxyribonuclease VII small subunit; this translates as MATKKKYADFESAMNRLQELTATLESGEAKLEEAIDLYTEGLEIVKFCDQKLAEAEKKIKIITEQNGQMVEADFEGEK